From Xylocopa sonorina isolate GNS202 chromosome 2, iyXylSono1_principal, whole genome shotgun sequence, a single genomic window includes:
- the LOC143432822 gene encoding uncharacterized protein LOC143432822, with amino-acid sequence MNKEENSKVPPDGKWGWIIVLAYALNGISVTSIIQAFGLVFKDTFPSFGFSATEGTIILNVNLAFGMILGLLYGPLLRIFGYRKVAIAGSTIYSAGLVMTSFSRSFTLLLISYSILVSCGSWMATSAFSYALNSYFTTRRNRATSLGVTIIGLGSIIMPQVATFLISYYGPQGTILIYGAFSFHSFLASLLLHPLKWHLKDADKPKDANEELLTDDKKSKLIGQKDTSFQEDACSKTSALDLTNIQQRRRTSNIDSDVDSRSIYGFDIAYARQMSETLNVSIGEADLGIYTIVENDQTRKERSKRQFHNDQFKSMDTINLGSSMKIFDEKPLRIYTNADEVNANNYGNKNTMENDLLLQEKEEKKISNAKNDKNEKFEKKTRKQIFHTIAGLLDLDLLQDPIYVNLTVGMSAAIFAEINFSQLTPFILMDMHLSTTQIASVMSIIASVDLVFRAFAPFLGEWLRQPPRMMYMLSLCLLIISRMSLLLVSGFISMISVAVGLGAAKGIRSVYMSLVIPTYVPINKLANASGIQMIVNGLILLSAGPLLGVMRDSFGTYTSCIIVMNCVTALTVVMWSVEILIVRRKRLQTKRTQAESL; translated from the exons ATGAATAAAGAAGAGAATAGCAAAGTTCCCCCAGATGGGAAATGGGGATGGATTATCGTTCTAGCGTATGCATTGAACGGG ATATCTGTCACGTCCATTATACAAGCATTTGGATTAGTGTTCAAGGATACCTTTCCTTCCTTTGGGTTCAGTGCCACGGAAGGAACGATCATTCTTAATGTAAATTTAGCTTTCGGTATGATACTTGGATTGCTCTATGGCCCACTGTTGCGCATTTTTGGCTACCGAAAAGTAGCTATTGCCGGTAGTACAATTTACAGCGCTGGATTGGTCATGACATCATTTTCACGATCTTTCACCCTTTTGCTCATCTCGTACAGTATATTGGTCT CATGTGGTTCGTGGATGGCAACGTCTGCATTTTCGTATGCATTGAATTCTTACTTCACGACGAGAAGGAATCGTGCAACCTCTTTAGGAGTGACTATCATTGGATTGGGTTCTATAATCATGCCTCAAGTAGCCACATTCTTAATTTCGTATTACGGACCTCAG GGTACGATATTAATATATGGAGCGTTCAGTTTTCATTCATTCTTGGCGAGTCTATTACTTCATCCGCTCAAATGGCATCTGAAGGATGCAGACAAACCGAAGGATGCAAACGAGGAGTTATTAACTGACGATAAAAAAAGTAAACTTATCG GTCAGAAAGATACCAGTTTTCAAGAGGATGCATGTTCGAAAACTTCAGCGTTGGATTTAACAAATATACAACAAAGAAGAAGAACTTCAAATATTGATTCCGACGTAGACAGCAGAAGTATATATGGTTTCGACATTGCCTATGCACGGCAAATGTCAGAAACACTAAATG TTTCCATAGGAGAAGCAGATCTTGGTATCTACACAATCGTCGAGAATGACCAAACAAGAAAGGAACGCTCAAAAAGACAATTTCATAATGATCAAT TTAAAAGCATGGATACCATCAATCTTGGTAGCAGTATGAAAATCTTCGACGAGAAACCATTAAGAATATATACTAACGCAGACGAAGTTAATGCCAATAATTATGGCAATAAGAATACAATGGAAAATGATCTTTTACTgcaagaaaaggaagaaaagaagaTATCAAACGCAAAAAATGACAAGAATGAAAA ATTCGAAAAGAAGACGAGAAAACAGATATTCCACACAATAGCAGGATTGCTTGACTTGGACTTACTGCAAGATCCAATCTACGTGAATTTAACAGTGGGAATGTCTGCGGCGATTTTCGCCGAAATAAATTTCTCTCAATTGACACCCTTCATTCTAATGGACATGCATTTGTCAACTACACAAATCGCCAGCGTAATGAGTATCATAGCTAGCGTGGACCTTGTCTTTAGGGCTTTCGCGCCCTTTCTTGGGGAATGGCTTCGTCAACCACCGAGGATGATGTACATGTTGAGTTTATGCCTCTTGATCATAAGTCGAATGT CTTTGTTGCTCGTTAGTGGATTTATTTCAATGATATCCGTCGCCGTTGGATTAGGAGCTGCTAAAGGGATTCGTTCGGTGTACATGAGTTTGGTAATACCTACATACGTGCCAATCAACAAGTTGGCTAACGCGTCAGGAattcaaatgatcgtaaatgGATTAATCCTTTTATCTGCTGGGCCACTGCTTG GTGTGATGCGCGACAGTTTTGGAACTTACACATCTTGCATAATCGTAATGAATTGCGTGACAGCACTCACGGTTGTAATGTGGTCGGTAGAGATCTTAATTGTCCGAAGGAAAAGATTACAAACGAAAAGAACACAAGCAGAGAGCCTGTGA
- the LOC143432814 gene encoding sentrin-specific protease 8, which translates to MAKDPMNEIVLSYYDYLLRARDVALLQGSQWLNDVIIGFYFEYLDETLNKKGPKLLYFISPELTQLLKMTDPSQYDIFFNPTNMSECRCIFFPLNNCNKKDAAGGSHWSLLVYSKQDKTCYHFDSSKGYNNSTASKFAENLMSYFLDKDESNKKFVDVDCPQQDNGYDCGIYVLCLADVITEHVIKTGGISGCDYGQVKKLTYSKRTKLLHLIYDLKHTSIDK; encoded by the coding sequence ATGGCCAAAGATCCAATGAATGAAATTGTACTGAGCTATTACGATTATTTATTAAGGGCAAGAGATGTTGCTTTGCTTCAAGGCTCACAGTGGTTGAATGACGTTATAATAGGATTTTATTTTGAATATCTGGATGAAACATTGAACAAGAAAGGACCAAagttgttatattttatcagtcCTGAATTAACGCAATTGTTAAAGATGACAGATCCCTCTCAGtatgatatattttttaatccTACAAATATGTCAGAGTGCAGGTGCATATTTTTTCCTTTGAACAATTGCAACAAGAAAGATGCAGCTGGAGGGTCACATTGGAGTTTATTAGTATATTCTAAACAGGATAAAACATGTTATCATTTCGATTCATCGAAAGGTTATAATAATAGTACTGCTTCAAAATTCGCAGAGAATTTAATGAGCTACTTTCTTGACAAAGATGAATCTAACAAGAAATTTGTCGATGTAGATTGTCCGCAACAGGACAATGGTTATGATTGTggaatctatgttttatgtttagCGGATGTGATCACAGAGCATGTCATAAAAACTGGAGGAATCAGTGGCTGTGATTATGGTCAGGTTAAAAAATTAACCTATTCAAAACGTACAAAATTGCTGCACTTAATATATGACCTTAAACACACAAGCATTGACAAATGA
- the App-bp1 gene encoding nedd8-activating enzyme E1 regulatory subunit APP-BP1 yields MASPAPKSPEQSEKNRKYDRQLRLWGDHGQAALEAAHVCVINATGLGTEILKSLVLPGIGAFTIVDGKKVTSEDIEAIFFLETENIGKSRAQVATQMLLELNSDVRGDYIDEEPEQILYNNPEFFNNFTVVVATSLAEKSLILLSQKLWELNIPLIVCRSIGFIAYMRIQIKEHTVIETHPDNETMDLRLDKPFETLKKHFDSINLDELSFRDHSHIPYLVILYKFLEKWISNKRELPKNYKAKYQLKEMIREGMRRDGSDAANSEENFEEAIKAVNTCIGSTEIPDNVMNILNCDQCINLNAKSSSFWIIAKAIRDFVENEGGGLLPLKGTLPDMIADTEKYITLQQIYFKQAVADAEAVWRRTLQLLRQLGKSSDSISERDVKLFCKHVTNIHVERGTCIAEEYDSKIFDATNLVQSLENPESMMIYYVVLRGVEKFQAEYNSYPGEFDDQVEPDIVKLKACITKLLNEWGCGPLARDDYVHEFCRFGGSELHSVSAFLGGLAAQEVVKFVTHQYKPVHNTFIYDAVTSNSGTFFF; encoded by the exons AAATCGCCCGAGCAATCTGAGAAAAACAGAAAATATGACAGGCAACTGAG ATTATGGGGTGATCATGGTCAGGCTGCGTTAGAAGCGGCACATGTTTGTGTCATAAATGCTACGGGTCTTGGTACAGAAATCTTAAAATCGCTAGTCTTACCTGGTATTGGAGCATTTACAATTGTAGATGGCAAAAAGGTTACGAGTGAAGATATCGAGgcaat TTTCTTTCTGGAAACAGAAAATATAGGAAAATCAAGGGCACAAGTGGCAACTCAAATGCTACTTGAATTAAATTCAGATGTTAGAGGGGACTATATAGATGAGGAGCCTGAACAGATTTTATACAACAATCCAGAGTTTTTCAATAATTTTACTGTTGTCGTAGCTACTTCGCTAGCTGAAAA aTCTTTAATTCTTCTGTCACAAAAACTTTGGGAATTAAACATACCTTTAATAGTATGTAGAAGTATAGGATTTATTGCATATATGAGGATTCAAATAAAAGAACATACAGTTATTGAAACACATCCAGATAATGAAACCATGGATTTACGCTTAGATAAACCATTTGAGACATTAAAAAAGCATTTTGATTCAATAAATCTTGATGAACTAAGTTTTAGAGACCATTCTCATATACCATATTTAGTTATACTATACAAGTTTCTTGAAAAATGGATTTCGAATAAAAGAGAATTACCTAAAAACTACAAAGCAAAATATCAATTGAAAGAAATGATAAGAGAAGGAATGAGAAGGGATGGGAGTGATGCTGCAAATAGTGAAGAAAATTTTGAAGAAGCTATCAAAGCTGTTAATACATGCATAGGAAGTACTGAAATTCCAGATAATGTAATGAATATTCTTAATTGTGATCAGTGTATTAATCTAAATGCAAAG AGTAGTTCATTTTGGATTATAGCAAAAGCAATAAGAGATTTTGTTGAAAATGAAGGAGGAGGATTATTACCATTAAAAGGTACTCTGCCAGATATGATAGCAGATACagaaaaatatataacacttcaacAAAT TTATTTCAAACAAGCAGTAGCTGATGCAGAAGCAGTATGGCGACGTACACTGCAATTATTACGACAATTAGGTAAATCGTCAGATTCAATTTCTGAAAGAGATGTTAAATTATTTTGCAAACATGTCACAAACATACACGTAGAAAGGGGAACATGTATTGCAGAAGAATATGATTCAAAAATATTTGATGCAACTAATTTAG TACAAAGCTTAGAAAATCCAGAGAGCATGATGATATATTACGTTGTCCTGAGAGGAGTTGAAAAGTTTCAAGCTGAGTATAATTCATATCCTGGAGAATTTGATGATCAAGTAGAACCTGATATAGTTAAACTTAAG GCGTGCATAACAAAACTGTTGAATGAATGGGGATGCGGACCATTAGCAAGGGATGATTATGTTCATGAATTTTGTCGATTTGGTGGATCTGAGTTGCATTCAGTCTCAGCATTTTTAGGCGGACTAGCAGCTCAGGAAGTTGTAAAATTTGTTACACACCAATATAAACCAGTTCATAACACTTTCATATATGATGCAGTGACATCAAACTCtggaacattttttttttaa
- the LOC143433101 gene encoding uncharacterized protein LOC143433101: protein MSIKQNGSLTDKNKQVGQKVENVNDFSENFVPPDGGWGWIIVMAAGFSNFCVLPVMQSFGLIFRDRFAELGINSTQITTILNINFAVYYCIGLANGPLFRKFSFRQISFVGATVSAVSITILSTMNSFAGILIFYSLFYAAGTGITMSSNALALNTYFKKKRRIATGLSWTCTGMGPIVMPQIITLLMPKYGMEGTVLIFGGLAFNAVACSLLLQPVSFHVKKKQNTETPINNENMKLQEFPIVNKLATETIPENYEKSYQSDVLENIDNKQKYNSTPSITKGRFDSQYFYYDDEEGSILNLDIISPDTPMMSRANDGWFSRKSASCTSITSKSSKNSSRNLSRRTSVNLSRQSSLNRRLPLKNAGRQTNEAEKSRRKVSDCEPSMVPLIVANEDDKDLEGDKNSNYNQKAERKLSEDEQLKEGSMEEIMENTTFFEKFIIFFDLDLLRDFVYVNLMLGITFANFSEMNFSLLTPFILSEYGFSQNRVALVMSILAGFDVAGRLVIPFIADFIGWQNRTFFLVGICGLAFGRIALAHIQDFGIILGVLVLIGIGKGFRTIFMALVIPSHVPLWKLPGATGIQLLVSGVTSLMLGPVIGWVRDITSNYAIMLHCLNVFTFLTTISWLLEMYLTRRKLKKSPREEESANQSNV, encoded by the exons ATGTCCATCAAACAAAACGGATCGTTGACTGATAAGAATAAACAAGTGGGACAGAAAGTAGAGAATGTGAACGATTTCAGTGAAAATTTCGTTCCACCCGATGGTGGCTGGGGTTGGATTATAGTAATGGCAGCTGGATTTTCAAAC TTTTGTGTATTACCAGTGATGCAATCCTTTGGATTAATATTTAGGGATAGATTCGCAGAATTAGGAATTAATTCAACACAAATAACGACCATACTAAATATTAATTTTGCAGTGTATTATTGTATCG GATTGGCCAATGGTCCACTGTTTAGAAAGTTCAGTTTCAGGCAGATATCTTTTGTAGGCGCTACGGTATCTGCTGTGTCGATCACAATATTGTCGACTATGAACAGTTTCGCTGGgattttaattttttattcgCTCTTCTACG CTGCCGGGACCGGTATAACAATGTCATCTAATGCGTTAGCTTTAAATACTTATTtcaaaaagaagagaagaatcGCTACTGGCCTGAGCTGGACTTGCACGGGGATGGGACCTATTGTAATGCCACAA ATAATTACATTACTAATGCCAAAATACGGTATGGAAGGTACCGTTCTTATTTTTGGTGGTTTGGCATTTAACGCTGTAGCTTGTTCTCTTTTATTACAACCAGTCTCGTTTCATGTAAAAAAGAAGCAAAATACAGAAACACCTATAAATAACGAAAATATGAAACTACAGGAATTTCCAATAGttaataag CTAGCGACAGAAACTATACCTGAGAATTATGAAAAGTCTTACCAATCCGATGTGTTAGAGAACATTGACAATAAACAAAAGTATAACAGTACTCCAAGTATTACAAAAGGGAGATTTGATAGCCAGTATTTCTACTACGACGATGAAGAAGGCAGTATTTTAAATCTAGACATAATAAGTCCTGATACTCCAATGATGTCTCGAGCTAACGATGGGTG GTTTTCTAGAAAAAGTGCTTCGTGTACATCGATAACGTCTAAATCGTCAAAGAACTCTTCGAGAAATCTAAGCCGAAGGACGTCGGTGAATTTAAGCAGGCAATCCAGCCTGAATAGAAGATTACCGCTAAAAAATGCTGGCAG ACAAACTAACGAAGCGGAGAAAAGTCGAAGAAAAGTTTCAGATTGCGAACCATCCATGGTTCCATTAATTGTTGCTAACGAGGATGATAAGGATCTTGAAGGTGATAAAAACTCGAATTATAATCAGAAAGCAGAACGAAAATTATCTGAAGATGAACAATTGAAAGAA gGTTCAATGGAGGAAATAATGGAGAACACGACGTTCTTCGAAAAGTTTATAATCTTTTTCGATTTGGATTTACTTCGTGATTTCGTTTACGTAAATCTAATGTTAGGCATTACATTCGCTAATTTTTCCGAGATGAACTTTTCGCTTTTAACGCCGTTTATATTGAGTGAATACGGATTTTCACAAAATCGGGTCGCATTAGTGATGTCGATCCTAGCTGGCTTCGATGTGGCCGGTAGATTGGTAATTCCTTTCATCGCCGATTTCATCGGATGGCAAAACAGAACTTTCTTCTTGGTCGGCATCTGCGGATTAGCATTTGGTCGTATTG CACTGGCACATATACAGGATTTCGGAATAATCCTAGGTGTTTTGGTTTTGATTGGCATTGGCAAAGGTTTTCGTACAATTTTTATGGCTCTTGTGATTCCGAGCCACGTTCCTCTGTGGAAGCTTCCGGGTGCGACTGGTATTCAGCTTCTAGTTAGTGGTGTGACATCGCTGATGCTGGGACCTGTGATCGGTTGGGTCAGAGATATCACTTCGAATTACGCAATTATGCTTCATTGTTTAAACGTATTCACATTTTTAACCACCATTTCATGGTTGCTTGAGATGTATTTGACAAGGCGAAAATTAAAAAAGTCTCCGCGAGAAGAAGAGTCCGCGAATCAATCGAATGTTTAA